Proteins encoded within one genomic window of Girardinichthys multiradiatus isolate DD_20200921_A chromosome 21, DD_fGirMul_XY1, whole genome shotgun sequence:
- the LOC124858153 gene encoding caspase recruitment domain-containing protein 8-like: MAKNKDKPGDANRFSWLCCSKTATEPEDPGDVYCALTVTSPTPFETSSKNKTPPFLLPRFSVPRTATKRSISASIRLGHQLDFVEYHPLVSQTDLPRSRPSWTEDVWDESFYSTLGAGKVENKEDSDFFLKPSGWLMRREKGRTFKREIREFGSISFRRSYDEVTLEGDCDRISYSPYYKPIDIRSALRKPGSGRTLPRETDPLIISEYSSPAETQSSILHEQLENREKIKTPSCLSQSCPSQSQEPPATIINLRRAPSLPNMKLQSSFEEFTPNFTGDEDDETYWFQCSSPGLYRCRLSSLVFDMKGEGDVFYRIVPWSRTLLSQHDKKPAGPLFDIRCQQQSVVQLHLPHCEIRSTGGCHFLSVAHVHDEGIEFIRPEKITETHVIISITGFSAFGNVKDEDSPPVPIRALVLLFYKSPTDPESDHLINVLMLPKNVVLKNVLHFRKKLDEDERFLETPPHCKLQLKQLYTLSTCSGEDSVLVQPTEAEFDAESYDNYLPTFQVVYEKMMKHIKLFLKDSSSSSVWERRVCLSAARVQRSCGPTRQNLGPKEQLEEIRISFMDGISEPVLQSLLDRLLRKKVLIDSERETVEGEKTRRGKARVLVDSVRRKGDAASSEMIHFLCELDPFLSEHLGLM, from the coding sequence atggccaaaaacaaagacaaaccaGGAGATGCAAACAGATTCTCCTGGTTATGTTGCTCCAAAACAGCAACAGAACCAGAAGATCCTGGTGACGTGTATTGTGCCCTGACTGTAACATCTCCTACACCTTTTGAGACatcttctaaaaacaaaactccaCCGTTCTTACTGCCGCGATTCTCAGTGCCTAGAACTGCAACGAAAAGAAGTATTTCTGCTAGTATCAGACTGGGCCACCAACTGGACTTTGTAGAATATCACCCTTTAGTTTCACAGACAGATCTTCCACGGTCTAGACCTTCGTGGACAGAAGATGTTTGGGATGAATCATTTTACTCTACGCTTGGTGCCGGGAAAGTAGAAAATAAGGaagattcagatttttttttaaaaccatctGGCTGGCTTATGAGAAGAGAAAAAGGTAGAACGTTCAAAAGAGAAATAAGAGAATTTGGGTCAATATCTTTTAGGAGGAGCTATGATGAGGTAACGCTAGAGGGCGACTGTGACAGAATCTCTTATTCCCCGTATTATAAACCAATAGACATCAGATCTGCATTGAGAAAACCAGGTTCTGGCCGAACTCTCCCAAGAGAAACGGATCCACTGATCATCTCAGAATACTCCTCACCTGCTGAAACTCAGTCTTCCATACTTCATGAACAGCTGGAAAACAGAGAGAAGATTAAAACCCCATCCTGTTTGTCTCAGAGCTGTCCCTCACAGAGTCAGGAACCTCCAGCAACCATCATCAACTTACGCCGAGCTCCAAGTTTACCCAACATGAAGCTCCAAAGCAGCTTTGAGGAGTTTACTCCTAATTTCactggtgatgaagatgatgaaacCTACTGGTTCCAGTGCTCCTCTCCAGGCCTGTACCGGTGCAGACTGAGCAGCCTGGTGTTTGACATGAAGGGAGAAGGAGACGTGTTCTACAGGATTGTTCCTTGGAGCAGAACATTACTGAGCCAACATGACAAGAAGCCTGCAGGACCTCTGTTTGACATCAGATGTCAGCAGCAGTCTGTGGTTCAGCTTCATCTCCCACACTGTGAGATCCGCTCCACAGGTGGATGTCACTTCCTGTCAGTCGCTCATGTTCATGATGAAGGCATCGAGTTTATCAGGCCTGAGAAGATCACAGAAACTCACGTCATCATCAGCATCACAGGGTTTTCTGCTTTTGGTAACGTCAAGGATGAAGATTCTCCCCCTGTTCCGATCCGAGCCTTGGTTCTGCTGTTCTACAAGTCTCCAACTGATCCGGAGTCTGATCACCTGATTAATGTCCTGATGCTGCCTAAAAACGTTGTTCTTAAAAATGTTCTGCATTTCAGGAAGAAATTAGATGAAGATGAAAGATTTCTAGAGACGCCTCCACACTGTAAACTGCAGCTGAAGCAGCTTTACACTCTGTCCACCTGTTCTGGAGAAGACTCGGTTCTGGTTCAGCCCACAGAAGCTGAGTTTGATGCAGAGTCATATGACAACTACCTCCCAACGTTCCAGGTGGTTTAtgagaaaatgatgaaacacatcaaactgtttctgaaGGACAGCAGCTCCAGCAGCGTCTGGGAGAGACGGGTTTGTCTTTCTGCTGCTAGAGTACAAAGATCCTGTGGACCGACCCGACAGAATCTCGGTCCGAAGGAGCAACTGGAGGAGATAAGGATCAGCTTCATGGATGGGatatcagaaccagttctgcAGAGTCTACTGGACAGACTGCTGAGGAAAAAGGTCCTCATTGATTCTGAGAGGGAGACAGTAGAGGGGGAGAAGACCAGAAGAGGCAAAGCTCGGGTTTTAGTCGACTCAGTCAGGAGAAAAGGTGACGCTGCAAGTTCAGAGATGATCCACTTTCTCTGTGAGCTCGACCCGTTTCTCTCTGAACATCTGGGTCTGATGTGA